GTCGACGGCCAGGTCCAGACCTTCCTGGTCACCATCGACGCCCATCTGCCGCCGCAGCGGTCGGGCCAGCCCTGGCGGATCCGCGCCTGGGACGAGCACGGCTTCGTCACCCTGACCTGGTTCAAGGGCCACGGCCCCCACCTGGAACGCCAGCATCCGGTCGGCGCCAAGCGGGCCGTCAGCGGCAAGGTCGAGCGGTTCGGCAACGAGATCCAGGTCGCCCATCCCGACTACCTGCTGGACATCGACAAGGCCGGCGAGATCCCGGCCGTCGAACCGGTCTATCCCGCCACCGCCGGTCTGCCCTCGCGCACCTTCCGCAAGTTCGCCCAGGAAGCCCTGGAGCGGGCCGCCAGCCTGCCCGAGTGGCAGGATCCGGCCTGGCTGGCCAAGAGCGGCTTTCCGGCCTGGCGCGAGGCCCTGGCCCTGGTCCACGGCCCGCAGGCCGAGATCGACCTGTCGCCGATGTCGGTGGCCCGCCGGCGTCTGGCCTATGACGAACTTCTGGCCCACCAGCTGGCCCTGGCCCAGCGCAAGGCCGGCAAGCGTTCGCACCCCGCCCCGCGCATCACGGCCGGCCCGCTGTCGGACGCGGTCGAAAAGGCCCTGCCCTTCAAGCTGACCGGCGCCCAGATCCGTGCTCTGTCGGAAGTGCGCGGCGACATGGCCAGCGGCGAGCGCATGGGCCGCCTGCTGCAGGGCGACGTCGGTTCGGGCAAGACCGTGGTGGCCATGCTGGCCATGGCCGACGCGGCCTCCAGCGGCTTGCAGTCGGCCCTGATGGCCCCGACCGAGATCCTGGCTCGCCAGCACTACGAGACCCTGGCCCCGCCGCTGGAGGCCCAGGGCCTGGCCGTGATCCTGCTGACCGGCCGCGACAAGGGCGCCGCCCGAGCCTCGAAGCTGGCCAAGCTGGCCGACGGCTCGGCCGCCGTCGCGGTGGGCACCCACGCCCTGTTCCAGGATGACGTGGTGTTCAAGGGCCTCGGCCTGACCATCATCGACGAACAGCACCGCTTCGGCGTCAACGAACGCAAGCGGCTGCAAGACAAGGGGGAAGGCGCGCACCTGGTCGCCATGTCGGCCACGCCGATCCCGCGCACCTTGGAGCTGACGGTGTTCGGCGACCTGGACGTCTCGCGCATCGACGAGAAGCCGCCGGGCCGCACGCCGGTCGCCACCCGCGCCTCGCCCACGCCGCGCATCCCCGAGATCATCGCGCGCTTGAAGGCCGCCGCCCAGGCCGGAGCCCAGGCGTTCTGGATCTGCCCGCTGGTCTCGGAGTCCGACAAGATCGACCTGCGCGACGCCGAGCGCCGGGCCGCGTCCCTGCGCGAGGCCATCGGCCCCAGCGTCGGCCTGGTCCACGGCCAGATGGCCGCCGCCGAGAAGGACGCGATCATGGCCGACTTCGTCGACGGCAAGGTCAGCGTTCTGGTCGCCACCACGGTGGTCGAGGTCGGGGTCAATGTGCCCAACGCCAGCATCATGGTCATCGAGCACGCCGACCGCTTCGGCCTGGCCCAGCTTCACCAACTTCGGGGGCGCGTCGGCCGCGGGGCGCGCGAGAGCTCGTGCGTGCTGCTCTACGACCCGCCGCTGTCGGAGACCGCCCAGCAGCGGCTGGACATCTTGCGCCGCAGCGACGACGGCTTCGAGATCGCCGAAAAGGACCTGGAGCTGCGCGGCGGCGGCGATCCGCTGGGCCTCAAGCAAAGCGGCTTCCCGGCCTACAAGCTGGCCGACCCGGTCGCCCATCGCGACCTGATCGCCGTGGCCGCCGACGACGCCCGCCTGATCCTGGCCCGCGACCCCGACCTGACCAGCCCGCGCGGCCAGGCGGTGCGGACCCTGCAGCAGTTGTTCGACTGGAAGGCCGCCTCGCCCTTGAACGACGCGGGGTGACGGGTATGGCCAAGGTCCTGATCCCGATCCCGGCCCGAGACTTCGACCCGACCGAGGTCGCCATCCCTTGGAAGGTGCTGACCGAGCGCGGCCATGCGGTCGCTTTCGCCACGCCCGACGGCCGGCCCGGCGCCGCCGATGAGATCATGGTCACCGGCAAGGGCCTGCCCCTGGTCGGCGGCCTGCTGCGGGCCAACGCCGAGGCTCGGGCGGCTTACGCCGCGATGCTGACCGATCCGGCCTTCCAGACGCCGCGACGCTGGGACGACTTCGGCGCCTTCGACGGCCTGTTGCTACCCGGCGGCCATCGGGCGCGGGGCATGCGCGCGTATCTGGAGAGCCCCGAGCTGCAGGCGGCGGTCGTCCAGGCCTTCGCGGCCAGCAAGCCCGTCGCCGCCATCTGCCACGGCGTGCTGCTGGCCGCCCGCAGTCTAGATCCGTCCACCGGTCGCTCGGTGTTGCACGGCCACAAGACTACGGCCCTGACCTGGGCCCTGGAGCGCTCGGCCAGCGTTCTGGCCCACGTCTTCCGCCCCTGGGACTGCAACTATTACCGTACCTATGTCGAAACCCCCGGCCAGCCGGCGGGGTTCATGTCGGTGCAGGCCGAGGTGACCCGGGCGTTGGCGAGGCCAGACGACTTCCTCGACGTGCCCGCCGACGCCCCGGATCGCAAGCGCAAGACCTCTGGCCTGGAGCGCGACACGGCCAGCGACGCCAGTCCCGCCTTCGTGGTCCGGGACGGACGCTACGTCTCGGCCCGCTGGCCCGGCGACGCTCACGCCTTCGCCGCGACCTTCGCCCAGGTGCTGGACGAAGCGATCTTGCTTGACGCTGGGTGAAGCGAGGGAGGCTGGCGACCATGGACGTGCCCGCCGCCCTCTCCGCCCTGGCTCCGCGCCTGTCGCCCCTTCTTTCGTCACGGGCGACAACGGCCGTGAACATCCGCCGACTGTCGGGCGGGGCCAGCCTGGAGACCTGGGCGTTCGATCTGGACGACGGAACACCGCTGATCCTGCGCCGACGGCCGCCCGGCGGCTCGATGAGCGCCGCCGCCCTGCCTCTGTCCACCGAGGCCGCCCTGCTGGTCGCCGTCGCCCCCGCGCCCGTGCCGGAGGTCGTCCGCGTCTGCGCACCTATCGACGGCCTGGGCGAGGCCTATGTCATGCGCCGGCTGGACGGCGAGACCCTGGGCAAGCGGATCGTTCGCGACGAGGCCTTCGCCAGCGTGCGTCCGAGCCTGGCGCGGCGTTGCGGCGAGGTGCTGGCGGCGATCCACGCCACGCCGCTGGACGACCTCCCGCCGCTGGAGACCTCCGACGCCGCCAGCGAACTGGCGCGCTACGAGGCCATCTACCGCCAGTCCGGCGCCCAGCGGCCGGTGTTCGAAGCCGCCTTCCGCTGGCTGGCGAGCCGCGCGCCGCCACTGGAGCGACCGGTGCTGGTGCACGGCGACTTTCGCAACGGCAACCTGATGATCTCGCCCCACGCCGGACTGGTGGGCGTCCTGGACTGGGAACTGGCCCATCTGGGCGACCCGGCCGAGGATCTGGGCTGGATCTGCGTCAATTCCTGGCGGTTCGGGCAATGGCGGCGGCCCGTGGGCGGCTTCGGCGACTACCAGGACCTGCTGGACGGCCACGCCGCGGCCGGCGGCGCGCCGGTGTCGCTGGAACGGCTGCTATTCTGGCAGGCCCTGGGCTCGCTGAAATGGGGCGTCATGTGCCTGATGATGTACGCCAGCTTCGCCAGCGGCGCGGACCGTTCGATCGAGCGGGCGATGATCGGCCGCCGGGCCAGCGAGACCGAGATCGACCTGGTGTTGCTGATGGAGCGGGCCGCGTGATCACCCACCCCACGGCCGGAGAACTGCGCGAGGCCCTGGCCGCTCTTGAGGCGGGCCCGCCTGGAGATCCCCGCGCCGCCTTCATCACCCGCGTCGCCGACAACGCCCGCGCGACGCTGGAGCGGGAGGCGGCCCTGGGTCCGTCGGCCGAGGCGGCGGCTGTGGAGCGCCTGCGGGATCTGCTGGGTTCGGGCGACGACTTCAAGGCGCTGAACGCCGAACTCTGCGCGCGATTGGCCGACGGTCGGCTAGCGCCGCTGGACCCGGCGGTGCTGGCCCATCTGAAAGCTAGCGTGACGGACCAGCTCGCGATCGATCAGCCGGGGTATTCCGGGTTGGCGGCGCTAGACGGCTGAACAGCCTTGCGTCCTTCGAGGCGCGCTCACCAGCGCGCACCTCAGGATGAGGACGGCTTGCTGAGGTCCTCATCCTGAGGTGTGAGGCGAAGCCGAGCCTCGAAGGACGCACGGCCATTCAGTCTAAGGTGCGACCGCCGCCGGTCGCGCTTTCAGCGCCGCCACCCGAGCCAGGGCGTCGGCCTCGATGTCGGCCCAGAACAGGTTGAAGCCGTCGACCTTGCGCCGATCCGTCCACGACCCGCTGTCGCGCAGCGAGGTCGATTTCGGCCGCCCGGTGTGCAGCAGGCCGTTCTGGCACTGGGCCCAGACCTGACGCTTGAGCAGGGCCGGCCGCGACCCCCATTCCAGGCCCGTGGCGTTGGCCGCGCCCAGGTTCAGCTTGGCCGGGGCGCGGATTTCGTTGTGCGCGCCCAGCAGCGGGTTGACGCAGAGCGGCCGCCGGCCGTCCAGGGTGACCAGTTCGTCGCCGCCGCTCCAGACCAGCGAACGATTGGTCAGCTCCTGGGCCTGCTGGAAGTCGCCGTCCAGCATCGAGGCCCAGGCGACCACGCAGCCGGCTTCCTCGCGACGCAGGCAGGCCGGCACGGGCGCGCCGGGTCCGAACTCGTCGGCCGGGACCACGGTCTCGATCAGATAGACGCCGGCCAGGCGGGCTCGCAGCGCCGCGTTGGGCGCGATCTCCT
The window above is part of the Caulobacter soli genome. Proteins encoded here:
- the recG gene encoding ATP-dependent DNA helicase RecG, which encodes MRPEILFPLFTPVSTLKGVGPRVAPLVERLAGPLVRDVLFTLPASLIRRTATTSDRAVDGQVQTFLVTIDAHLPPQRSGQPWRIRAWDEHGFVTLTWFKGHGPHLERQHPVGAKRAVSGKVERFGNEIQVAHPDYLLDIDKAGEIPAVEPVYPATAGLPSRTFRKFAQEALERAASLPEWQDPAWLAKSGFPAWREALALVHGPQAEIDLSPMSVARRRLAYDELLAHQLALAQRKAGKRSHPAPRITAGPLSDAVEKALPFKLTGAQIRALSEVRGDMASGERMGRLLQGDVGSGKTVVAMLAMADAASSGLQSALMAPTEILARQHYETLAPPLEAQGLAVILLTGRDKGAARASKLAKLADGSAAVAVGTHALFQDDVVFKGLGLTIIDEQHRFGVNERKRLQDKGEGAHLVAMSATPIPRTLELTVFGDLDVSRIDEKPPGRTPVATRASPTPRIPEIIARLKAAAQAGAQAFWICPLVSESDKIDLRDAERRAASLREAIGPSVGLVHGQMAAAEKDAIMADFVDGKVSVLVATTVVEVGVNVPNASIMVIEHADRFGLAQLHQLRGRVGRGARESSCVLLYDPPLSETAQQRLDILRRSDDGFEIAEKDLELRGGGDPLGLKQSGFPAYKLADPVAHRDLIAVAADDARLILARDPDLTSPRGQAVRTLQQLFDWKAASPLNDAG
- a CDS encoding type 1 glutamine amidotransferase domain-containing protein → MAKVLIPIPARDFDPTEVAIPWKVLTERGHAVAFATPDGRPGAADEIMVTGKGLPLVGGLLRANAEARAAYAAMLTDPAFQTPRRWDDFGAFDGLLLPGGHRARGMRAYLESPELQAAVVQAFAASKPVAAICHGVLLAARSLDPSTGRSVLHGHKTTALTWALERSASVLAHVFRPWDCNYYRTYVETPGQPAGFMSVQAEVTRALARPDDFLDVPADAPDRKRKTSGLERDTASDASPAFVVRDGRYVSARWPGDAHAFAATFAQVLDEAILLDAG
- a CDS encoding phosphotransferase family protein — encoded protein: MDVPAALSALAPRLSPLLSSRATTAVNIRRLSGGASLETWAFDLDDGTPLILRRRPPGGSMSAAALPLSTEAALLVAVAPAPVPEVVRVCAPIDGLGEAYVMRRLDGETLGKRIVRDEAFASVRPSLARRCGEVLAAIHATPLDDLPPLETSDAASELARYEAIYRQSGAQRPVFEAAFRWLASRAPPLERPVLVHGDFRNGNLMISPHAGLVGVLDWELAHLGDPAEDLGWICVNSWRFGQWRRPVGGFGDYQDLLDGHAAAGGAPVSLERLLFWQALGSLKWGVMCLMMYASFASGADRSIERAMIGRRASETEIDLVLLMERAA
- a CDS encoding DUF6285 domain-containing protein, translated to MITHPTAGELREALAALEAGPPGDPRAAFITRVADNARATLEREAALGPSAEAAAVERLRDLLGSGDDFKALNAELCARLADGRLAPLDPAVLAHLKASVTDQLAIDQPGYSGLAALDG
- a CDS encoding DUF3089 domain-containing protein, with product MADRFKGFKRWIFAGAVLFLALVLAAAFYWRYDILRTTLDPKIPFQTYDPPPAPNYAKPEAWALLAQRDAAGRGGADVFFVHPTSYDGGRDWNAPFDQPKAARDLARVMLPNYAAPFARVGRIFAPRYRQASLYTFLTLRDDARDARRFAYDDVRDAFRRYLAHDNGGRPIVLVGVEQGGILAERLLNEEIAPNAALRARLAGVYLIETVVPADEFGPGAPVPACLRREEAGCVVAWASMLDGDFQQAQELTNRSLVWSGGDELVTLDGRRPLCVNPLLGAHNEIRAPAKLNLGAANATGLEWGSRPALLKRQVWAQCQNGLLHTGRPKSTSLRDSGSWTDRRKVDGFNLFWADIEADALARVAALKARPAAVAP